Within Mycobacterium heckeshornense, the genomic segment GACACTTGCCTCGTAACCGGGGGTGCCCACCGCGCGGGTGCCGTTGTTGGCGTCGGCGATCTCTTGCAGCTTCGACAAGTGGGCCATCATCGCCTCGGTGCTGATCCGGCCGCGGAGCCCTTCGGCGAACCGCACCGCGGCGGGTTTCTCGCCTGCCGGTGCCGAGGTGCTCGGCGGGCGAGCGCAACCGCCGACCAAAACCGTGACGGCGGCAACTGTCGAAAGGATCGCCTTCGATGCGTTTTCCACGTCGACCACGTTAGACGGCTCAGCGGTATCAGCAGCGGAGAGGACTGGTGCATCAGCCCGCAGGCATGGTGCCCTGCGGCGCTGCTGACCGCACCCTGCGGGCGAATCACGCCGTCGCGCCGGCGAACCGGTCGCGGCGCAGGTAGGCGTGGATGGTGGTTCCGTCCGCTGAGATGTGGGTGCGCACCAGATCGGCCACCGCGTTGACGACGAAAAGCCCGTAGGGTCCCGACCCGGCGCCGGCCGGCGGTCGGCGTCCCGCCAACGGATCGGCCGACTGCCCGTCGTCACGTGCTTCGCAAACCACGTAGCCGTCGGTGTGCCACAACGCCAGCCGGCACGGCCCACCGGAGTGGTCCAGGCTGTTGGTGGCCAGTTCGGTGATGATCAACTGCAGGTCCGCGATCGCTTCGTCGGACATGCCCAGCAACCGGGCATACCGGCCGCCGTACCGCCGGGCGGGCCGAAGGTCGGCGAATGCCGCGACCGGGTAGGTCACCGCGGCGGGGTTGGTAGTCAGCGGCTCGTTGCAGCGCTCAAGTGCCACGTCGACCGCGTAGTCGCGGCTGGACCGGTGCCGGCCGTCCACCCAAATCAGCGGATGCGTGACGCGGGCATCCGCCAGCACCCGGTCGGCCAGCCGGGACGCGTCGTACAGGCAGATTCCGGTCACGCGCCGATCGGCGAAGGCCAGGTTGACCAACGCCTCGTGCTGCACGCAGGCCGGGTATTCGACCGACCGGCGGCCCGGCCACACCGGTTCGCCGATCAGCCGGACGGGCCGGTGACGATGGCGCTCCACGAAGGCGCCCGCCAGCCCCAGCAGCCGGCCCGGGTTGCGGCCCACCTCGGTGATGTCGGCCAGTGTCACCTCGGTGTCGTCGGCCACCGGCCCCAAGGCGTCCGACAGGGATGCCAGCTTGTCGCGGGGCACGCCGACCCACACCGGCTCGTAGTTGCGCACCCCGTCTTGCACGGCCGCTACCACAGAATCCAGGCATTCCCGCTGGGAGCGGTAGAACAGCGCCGAGTGCACCAGGCTGGCGTCTTGAGCCGGGGTGATCGTGGTCATGTGACGGCTCCAGTCGGTAGACGCTGCAGGTGGCCGCGATGATTGGTCCCGCCGGGGGCTTACCCGATGCGACGGCTCCTTAATCAACCGCGCCGACGCCCACCTGTGCTGTCACCAGATCCGCGATCGCGCGCATACCCGCGGCGTTGGGGTGAAACGGAGCCGGCCGCCACGGCAGCGGCCAGGCAGCGCCGACGGTCCAGGGATCCGGCGACCAAGCGTGGTGTTCGCGGCTGGCCTGCCCGGCGCGCACCACCTCACAGCCGCTGGCCCGGGCGGCGCAGGCGGTGAGTTCCTCCAGGCGTGCCGCGACGTGCCGGCCCAGGTCGGCGTCGGCCGGCGAAAGCGGCGGCGCGCCGTGCCCGGCCGGCGGCAGCAGCGTGAGGTAGTCGACGAAGAGCACCCGCGCGGCGGGGGCGCGCCGGCGCACCGCCGCACCGACCGCGCGCAGCGAGTCGCCGACCCGGGTGAGCGCCTGCTCGCGGGCATCGCGGTCCAGCAGGGTGCGGACGTTGGGCAGTATCCGCGCTGCCCGGGGCATAGCGGCGGCCATGAGCAGCGGGATGTAGCCGACGTCGT encodes:
- a CDS encoding sensor histidine kinase, with protein sequence MTTITPAQDASLVHSALFYRSQRECLDSVVAAVQDGVRNYEPVWVGVPRDKLASLSDALGPVADDTEVTLADITEVGRNPGRLLGLAGAFVERHRHRPVRLIGEPVWPGRRSVEYPACVQHEALVNLAFADRRVTGICLYDASRLADRVLADARVTHPLIWVDGRHRSSRDYAVDVALERCNEPLTTNPAAVTYPVAAFADLRPARRYGGRYARLLGMSDEAIADLQLIITELATNSLDHSGGPCRLALWHTDGYVVCEARDDGQSADPLAGRRPPAGAGSGPYGLFVVNAVADLVRTHISADGTTIHAYLRRDRFAGATA
- a CDS encoding SGNH/GDSL hydrolase family protein, yielding MKRYVALGSSMAAGPGIRPRATGAPWGSGRSARNYAHLVARRLNLDLVDVTFSGATTAHILAERQRGTRPQIDALDGSEALVTITIGGNDVGYIPLLMAAAMPRAARILPNVRTLLDRDAREQALTRVGDSLRAVGAAVRRRAPAARVLFVDYLTLLPPAGHGAPPLSPADADLGRHVAARLEELTACAARASGCEVVRAGQASREHHAWSPDPWTVGAAWPLPWRPAPFHPNAAGMRAIADLVTAQVGVGAVD